The Pirellulimonas nuda genome includes a region encoding these proteins:
- a CDS encoding type II toxin-antitoxin system RelE/ParE family toxin, translating into MFDVIEFQSPDGEFPFRVWFDGLNRQAALKVQARLARIEAGNLGDGKPVGSGVSETRIDFGPGYRVYFGRDGQRLVVLLGGGTKQRQRKDIADALARWNDYKESRRRSRDA; encoded by the coding sequence ATGTTCGACGTGATCGAATTCCAATCGCCCGACGGAGAGTTCCCGTTTAGGGTTTGGTTCGACGGGCTCAACCGCCAAGCCGCTTTGAAAGTTCAGGCGCGTTTAGCACGGATCGAGGCCGGCAATTTGGGAGACGGGAAACCAGTCGGCAGCGGAGTCAGCGAGACGCGGATCGACTTCGGGCCCGGTTACCGAGTCTACTTTGGCCGAGACGGGCAGCGGCTCGTCGTGCTGCTGGGCGGAGGCACAAAGCAACGCCAACGCAAAGATATCGCGGACGCCCTGGCCAGATGGAACGACTACAAGGAAAGCAGAAGGAGAAGTAGAGATGCCTAA
- a CDS encoding formyltetrahydrofolate deformylase, with translation MQIVITAVGPDNRGLADPIVHSVTELGANIAEIQMYDHDEQSVFSMLTRIELPEARREELELAMKDVAQRTGLAVRTWSPDIRGRKPRLAICVTYRPETPLALMRAIRDGHIRAEPAVMLSNRSACRRLAEQFDVPWRQIGDDRGEPDDAQLLAICDELQVDYIVLARYMRVLPPASCWQYAGGRIINLHHGLLPSFPGIRPYHEAHASRMLTYGATCHFIVPELDAGNQIIYQSTFTVPPGLPVDDVIRRGQEDNEPHCLVEGVRRVVDGEVQLHFNRVMARK, from the coding sequence ATGCAAATCGTCATCACCGCCGTCGGCCCCGACAACCGTGGCCTTGCCGACCCGATCGTGCACTCCGTCACTGAGCTTGGCGCCAACATCGCCGAGATCCAGATGTACGACCACGACGAGCAGTCGGTCTTCTCGATGCTCACCCGCATCGAGCTGCCCGAGGCGCGTCGCGAAGAGCTGGAGCTGGCCATGAAAGACGTGGCCCAGCGCACGGGGCTGGCCGTACGCACCTGGAGCCCCGACATCCGCGGCCGCAAGCCGAGGCTGGCGATCTGCGTCACCTACCGGCCCGAGACGCCGCTGGCGCTGATGCGCGCCATCCGAGACGGCCACATCCGCGCCGAACCGGCGGTGATGCTCAGCAACCGTTCTGCCTGCCGGCGCTTGGCCGAGCAGTTCGACGTCCCCTGGCGTCAAATTGGCGACGATCGTGGCGAGCCGGACGACGCCCAGTTGCTAGCGATCTGCGACGAGCTGCAGGTCGACTACATCGTGCTGGCCCGCTACATGCGGGTGCTGCCGCCGGCAAGCTGCTGGCAGTACGCGGGGGGTCGGATCATCAACCTCCACCACGGCCTGCTCCCCAGCTTCCCGGGGATCCGCCCCTACCACGAGGCGCACGCCAGCCGGATGCTCACCTACGGCGCCACCTGCCACTTCATCGTGCCGGAGCTCGACGCGGGCAACCAGATCATCTACCAGAGCACCTTCACGGTGCCGCCGGGCCTGCCGGTCGACGACGTCATCCGCCGCGGCCAAGAAGACAACGAGCCGCACTGCCTGGTGGAGGGGGTGCGCCGCGTGGTGGACGGGGAGGTGCAGTTGCACTTTAACCGGGTGATGGCGCGGAAGTAG
- a CDS encoding ankyrin repeat domain-containing protein, which produces MRPIRQAITLAALISVNALGGCSGGGSFSEPANRLNSSELMTAAAKAHGAGRTEDAGFLFLAGQARYQIDKTVFPPVGQAGESPGVLKAALSATIGQSIQPALANDPVAFANAVARFAEWSPEFGEGYDPGWEYTNRLGDKEAMAVVKAAIQPILAAGQSKARLLKDDEYVRLANVIREAGAVERQYRDALQRDAGRISEAQREKYREAMARKNAAAERIKEIEFETNPETRWHASAGWKPADYFDDPQVVDLCTAIQMNDAPEMERLIAAGADVNAVGKRKMTPLLWAFPDRKLERFARLLKHGADPDIAVESDFGTTGRAFHPYPAGGALFLDRGCSPGESVTHLAAKAPQIEYLKLVLQHGADPNVVDQVTGMTPLDIVIDRRLFDAKERVELLVASGADLNHYCKYKGGTPAMLAVQADKYDIALQLLRLGADPKLYRPDSTEKLTHYVVRKEHNLPVYRPAIAAEFHALTDWLEEDGESLEQARQDEQELKERIEKAVRIKDYPRIRQQIISEQKRRGRPQAATIGR; this is translated from the coding sequence ATGCGACCGATTCGACAAGCCATCACGCTGGCGGCATTGATCTCAGTGAATGCTCTTGGTGGGTGCTCCGGCGGCGGCAGTTTCTCGGAACCGGCCAACCGGCTGAACTCAAGTGAGCTCATGACCGCCGCGGCCAAGGCTCATGGCGCCGGCCGAACCGAGGATGCTGGTTTTCTCTTTCTAGCGGGGCAGGCGCGCTATCAGATTGACAAGACGGTGTTTCCCCCCGTCGGGCAAGCCGGCGAGAGCCCGGGCGTGCTGAAGGCAGCGCTGAGCGCTACCATAGGCCAATCGATCCAGCCGGCCCTGGCCAACGACCCGGTCGCGTTCGCCAATGCCGTGGCCAGGTTTGCGGAGTGGTCCCCCGAGTTTGGCGAGGGCTACGACCCGGGATGGGAGTACACGAATCGCCTCGGGGACAAAGAGGCTATGGCTGTGGTGAAGGCGGCGATTCAACCAATACTCGCTGCTGGCCAATCCAAAGCGAGGCTGCTCAAAGATGATGAGTACGTTCGACTCGCGAATGTGATTAGGGAAGCCGGGGCTGTCGAACGCCAATATAGGGACGCCCTGCAGCGGGACGCCGGAAGAATCTCCGAGGCTCAGCGGGAAAAGTACCGCGAAGCCATGGCGCGAAAGAATGCGGCGGCAGAACGGATCAAGGAGATCGAGTTCGAGACCAATCCAGAAACCCGCTGGCATGCATCGGCTGGCTGGAAGCCAGCAGACTACTTTGACGACCCGCAGGTAGTTGATCTTTGCACCGCAATTCAGATGAACGATGCTCCTGAGATGGAGCGGCTCATTGCGGCTGGGGCGGACGTCAATGCAGTCGGTAAACGCAAGATGACTCCGCTTTTGTGGGCGTTCCCCGATCGGAAACTAGAGCGCTTTGCCCGTCTGCTTAAGCACGGGGCGGACCCAGATATCGCGGTTGAGAGCGACTTCGGAACCACCGGTCGGGCGTTTCATCCCTACCCGGCTGGGGGCGCACTGTTTCTGGATCGTGGGTGCTCCCCCGGAGAGTCCGTGACGCACCTCGCAGCCAAGGCGCCGCAGATTGAGTACTTGAAGCTAGTACTACAACACGGCGCAGATCCGAACGTTGTTGACCAAGTGACCGGGATGACGCCGCTCGATATCGTCATCGACCGGCGCCTCTTCGACGCGAAGGAACGCGTCGAGCTGCTTGTCGCTAGCGGGGCGGACCTCAACCACTACTGCAAGTACAAAGGAGGCACGCCCGCGATGTTGGCGGTCCAGGCAGACAAGTACGATATCGCCTTGCAACTCCTCAGGTTGGGCGCCGATCCGAAGCTCTATCGACCAGATAGCACGGAGAAACTGACGCACTACGTTGTGCGTAAGGAACACAATCTGCCGGTCTATCGCCCAGCGATTGCCGCTGAGTTCCACGCACTTACTGACTGGCTTGAAGAGGATGGCGAGTCACTTGAGCAGGCGCGACAGGATGAGCAAGAGTTAAAAGAGAGAATTGAGAAGGCGGTGCGTATCAAAGACTACCCTCGCATCCGTCAGCAGATTATTAGTGAACAAAAGCGGCGAGGCCGGCCGCAAGCCGCGACGATCGGCAGATAG
- a CDS encoding helix-turn-helix domain-containing transcriptional regulator: MPKPRSFRTTVVERARREPEFRVGLLTEAAECFLTGEVDAAKIMLRDYVNATLGFKALAAIVDKKPESLMRMLSEKGNPRANNLAQLISSLRSHEGVTLRVEALR; the protein is encoded by the coding sequence ATGCCTAAGCCCAGGAGCTTTCGGACGACTGTGGTCGAGCGGGCGAGACGAGAACCAGAGTTCCGCGTTGGACTGCTCACCGAGGCCGCCGAGTGCTTTCTTACAGGCGAGGTAGACGCGGCAAAGATCATGCTGCGCGACTACGTGAACGCGACATTGGGATTTAAGGCGCTCGCCGCAATCGTTGACAAGAAGCCCGAGAGCCTGATGCGGATGCTCAGCGAGAAGGGCAACCCCCGGGCGAACAATCTCGCGCAACTGATCTCATCGCTCCGTTCCCACGAGGGGGTGACGCTGCGTGTCGAAGCGCTGCGTTAG
- a CDS encoding ATP-binding protein, whose product MSSPVATPEAPTNDSRQLDELLQRIQRLTTQTPPPPERPAPTPQTEAPRTPLARQPAARGPEGGAAPWSPEEPATIEAGGLSGSEVENLVLKCLAAQAEATGRFISEHIRLPFRLIDPLMASMKQDQLVAHKGAAMMNDYVYQLTGVGRERAKLLSEHCTYFGSAPVPLYAYVDSVKRQSLIDQHPTEADLHRAFEDLLIDKRMLRRLGPAVNSGRGMFLFGAPGNGKTSIAERVTAAFGEYVWIPRSLGVDGEIIRLFDPGMHDECPVEASEGLIDHQKIDRRWVRIRRPTIVAGGELTMDMLEVTLNTATGVSEAPLQLKSNCGTLVIDDFGRQRMSTDELLNRWIVPLEKRYDFLNLASGKKIQVPFDQLVVFSTNLEPRDLVDDAFLRRIPYKIEVNDPDEESFRKLFGIMAPILKVEYDAAALDHLINTHYKPINRPMRCCQPRDLLLQIRNYCRYVSQPARMTPEYFDYAVENYFAVM is encoded by the coding sequence ATGAGCTCGCCCGTCGCGACCCCCGAAGCCCCGACCAACGACTCGCGCCAGCTCGACGAGCTGCTGCAGCGCATCCAGCGGCTGACGACGCAGACGCCCCCGCCCCCCGAGAGGCCGGCGCCCACGCCGCAGACCGAGGCGCCCCGAACGCCGCTCGCGCGGCAGCCGGCCGCACGGGGGCCCGAAGGGGGCGCCGCGCCCTGGTCGCCGGAAGAACCGGCCACCATCGAGGCGGGGGGGCTCTCCGGCAGCGAGGTCGAGAACCTGGTGCTCAAGTGCCTGGCGGCCCAGGCCGAGGCGACGGGCCGGTTCATCTCCGAGCACATCCGGCTGCCGTTCCGGCTGATCGACCCGCTGATGGCCTCCATGAAGCAGGATCAGCTCGTGGCGCACAAGGGCGCCGCGATGATGAACGACTACGTCTACCAGCTCACGGGGGTCGGCCGCGAGCGCGCCAAGCTGCTTTCGGAGCACTGCACCTACTTCGGGTCGGCGCCGGTGCCGCTGTACGCGTACGTAGACAGCGTCAAACGTCAGTCGCTGATCGACCAGCACCCGACCGAGGCCGACCTGCACCGCGCGTTCGAGGACCTGCTGATCGACAAGCGGATGCTCCGCCGGCTGGGGCCGGCGGTGAACTCCGGACGCGGCATGTTCTTGTTCGGCGCCCCGGGCAACGGCAAGACCAGCATCGCCGAACGCGTGACCGCGGCGTTCGGCGAGTATGTGTGGATCCCGCGTTCGCTGGGGGTCGACGGCGAGATCATCCGGCTGTTCGACCCCGGCATGCACGACGAGTGCCCGGTGGAGGCCAGCGAGGGGCTCATCGACCACCAGAAGATCGACCGCCGCTGGGTGCGGATCCGCCGCCCCACGATCGTGGCGGGCGGCGAGCTCACCATGGACATGCTGGAGGTCACGCTCAACACCGCCACGGGGGTGAGCGAAGCGCCGCTGCAGCTCAAGAGCAACTGCGGCACGCTGGTGATCGACGACTTCGGCCGCCAGCGGATGAGCACCGACGAGCTGCTAAACCGCTGGATCGTTCCGCTGGAAAAGCGGTACGACTTCCTCAACCTCGCCAGCGGCAAGAAGATCCAGGTGCCGTTCGATCAGTTGGTGGTGTTCTCGACCAACCTCGAGCCGCGCGATTTGGTGGACGACGCGTTCCTGCGGCGCATCCCGTACAAGATCGAGGTGAACGACCCGGACGAAGAGTCGTTCCGCAAGCTGTTCGGCATCATGGCGCCGATCTTGAAGGTGGAGTACGACGCGGCGGCGCTCGACCACCTGATCAACACGCACTACAAGCCGATCAACCGGCCGATGCGTTGCTGCCAGCCCCGCGACTTGCTGCTGCAGATCCGCAACTACTGCCGCTACGTCAGCCAGCCGGCGCGGATGACGCCGGAGTACTTCGACTACGCAGTAGAAAACTACTTCGCGGTGATGTAG